The following are from one region of the Bacillus thuringiensis genome:
- a CDS encoding C39 family peptidase, with amino-acid sequence MKRFLILYALSLILAGCSEKTPSLKKNELQVKQKDNKLTQNTTHSFPKSKPLQPSPTSSTKKNILDVPLISQKPELKYGCEVTSLAMVLQHAGIKVNKMDLANEIKKDSTPLSTNKSGDIIQWGDPKEGFVGDITGKNKGYAVHVQPLQELMERYLPNRTVNLTGKTFNTVLAQIKLGKPVVVWTTGDYRLPDRWESWKHDDKKITAPLDLHAVVIVGLEDKYIYINDPLTVKKGHKVSQDIFIQSWEALGKQALSYR; translated from the coding sequence ATGAAAAGATTTCTAATTTTGTATGCCTTATCTTTAATTTTAGCGGGATGTTCAGAAAAAACACCCTCTCTTAAAAAGAATGAATTACAAGTTAAACAAAAAGATAACAAATTGACTCAAAATACAACACATTCATTTCCAAAAAGTAAACCCTTACAACCATCCCCCACTTCATCCACTAAAAAAAACATTTTAGATGTGCCGCTTATATCGCAAAAGCCAGAATTAAAATATGGATGCGAAGTTACAAGCTTAGCGATGGTATTACAGCATGCAGGCATTAAGGTTAATAAAATGGATTTAGCTAACGAGATAAAAAAAGATTCTACCCCACTGTCTACAAATAAAAGTGGAGACATCATTCAATGGGGAGATCCTAAAGAAGGCTTTGTTGGAGATATAACTGGGAAAAATAAGGGATACGCTGTCCACGTTCAACCGTTACAAGAATTAATGGAACGTTATCTTCCAAATCGTACAGTAAACTTAACAGGAAAAACTTTTAATACTGTGTTAGCTCAAATTAAGCTCGGTAAACCTGTGGTAGTATGGACTACAGGAGATTATCGCCTTCCAGATAGATGGGAGTCTTGGAAACATGATGACAAAAAAATTACAGCTCCTTTGGATCTACACGCTGTTGTTATTGTAGGTTTGGAGGACAAATACATTTATATAAATGACCCATTAACTGTGAAAAAAGGACATAAAGTGAGCCAAGATATCTTCATTCAATCCTGGGAAGCATTAGGGAAACAAGCATTATCATATCGCTAA
- a CDS encoding alpha/beta fold hydrolase, which produces MPKLDVEGCNLYYIAKGEGTPIIFIHPPTLTCENFEYQLEELSRNFKVIAFDVRGHGNSQSSSQPITYSLIAKDMKSLLDYLEIKKSFVCGYSTGSSVALEFLLTYSENSLGGILIGGMSEVRQGYLKNKISLGVQLAKARAISFLAFAISWGNSNTNKLFKKMFREARKGNAKNIEQYYRYSLQYNCTNQLKDIHLPMLLVYGENDKTFYSHANLLHEELPCNELRFITGAKHQIPTKAATELNQMIEQFVCTQSKVPKEVLKS; this is translated from the coding sequence ATGCCAAAGTTAGATGTAGAGGGGTGTAACCTTTACTACATAGCAAAGGGAGAAGGGACGCCTATCATTTTTATCCACCCACCTACACTTACCTGTGAAAATTTTGAATATCAACTAGAAGAATTATCTAGAAATTTCAAAGTAATCGCTTTTGATGTTAGAGGACATGGCAACAGTCAGAGTTCAAGTCAGCCAATTACGTATTCACTAATTGCTAAAGATATGAAGAGTTTACTGGATTATCTGGAAATAAAAAAGTCTTTTGTATGTGGGTATTCAACAGGAAGCTCAGTTGCCTTGGAATTTTTATTAACATATTCCGAAAATAGTTTAGGTGGGATTCTAATAGGTGGAATGTCAGAAGTGCGTCAAGGCTATTTAAAAAATAAGATTTCTCTTGGTGTTCAATTGGCGAAGGCAAGAGCAATTTCATTTTTAGCATTTGCCATTTCTTGGGGTAATTCCAATACAAATAAATTATTCAAAAAAATGTTTCGAGAAGCTCGGAAAGGTAATGCCAAAAATATCGAACAATATTATCGCTACAGTTTGCAATATAATTGTACCAATCAACTTAAAGACATTCATCTACCTATGTTGTTGGTTTATGGTGAAAATGACAAAACTTTTTATAGTCATGCAAACTTACTACATGAAGAATTGCCATGTAATGAATTAAGATTTATTACTGGTGCAAAACATCAAATACCAACAAAAGCGGCTACAGAGTTAAATCAAATGATTGAGCAGTTTGTTTGTACTCAGTCTAAGGTGCCTAAAGAAGTTCTTAAATCATAA
- a CDS encoding DUF2238 domain-containing protein gives MIRDKSKMIHLFLLLIVTTVFIWSVIKPARYSTWAAEAIPAVLGLIFIIAIYNKFRFTTLSYIIIAILAIIMFIGGHYTYSKVPLFNWIKDAFDLNRNHYDRFGHLIKVFFTIAIREILLRKTQLTEGSWLVTISISVSLAIAALYEIIEWLAFRIAKGGKAAKDFLGTQGDIWDAQWDMSLVLVGSILALLTFSTLHNRLLKKKS, from the coding sequence GTGATAAGAGACAAAAGTAAAATGATTCATCTATTTTTATTATTAATTGTTACAACAGTTTTTATATGGTCCGTTATTAAGCCTGCCAGATACTCGACATGGGCAGCGGAAGCTATTCCCGCCGTTCTCGGTCTAATCTTTATAATTGCAATATACAATAAGTTTCGCTTTACCACTCTCTCTTATATCATTATTGCAATACTAGCTATTATAATGTTCATCGGTGGTCATTACACATACTCAAAGGTTCCACTTTTTAATTGGATAAAAGATGCTTTTGATTTAAATCGAAATCACTACGATCGATTTGGACATTTGATAAAAGTTTTTTTTACAATTGCGATAAGAGAAATATTATTACGGAAAACTCAACTAACCGAAGGTTCTTGGTTAGTTACGATTAGTATAAGTGTTTCACTTGCTATTGCTGCATTATACGAAATCATCGAATGGTTAGCTTTTAGAATAGCAAAGGGAGGAAAAGCAGCAAAAGACTTTTTAGGTACGCAAGGCGATATATGGGATGCACAATGGGATATGTCACTTGTCTTAGTAGGTTCGATTCTTGCGTTACTCACCTTTTCGACATTACATAACCGATTATTAAAAAAGAAGTCATAA
- a CDS encoding undecaprenyl-diphosphatase — MNYKMFKAINRLAGRNSTIDTFMIFISQKTRFLYIFLLALMWFRNKSYKKIILFAGVSVGFSLCINRFIQFFYFKPRPFVIHRVRLLIPSKNNSSFPSKHTAIAFALATSVLLRERLFGSIMWLLAILTGFSRIWLGHHYPFDIIGSAFIGILTSIVIGSTSYLFNSFVTWIINVYRKIFFVDLKHS, encoded by the coding sequence ATGAATTACAAAATGTTTAAGGCTATCAATCGTCTAGCTGGGCGTAATTCAACCATAGATACATTTATGATATTTATTTCACAAAAGACTCGATTCCTGTACATTTTTTTGTTAGCCTTAATGTGGTTTAGAAACAAATCTTACAAAAAAATTATTTTATTTGCAGGGGTATCAGTAGGATTTTCATTATGTATAAACCGTTTTATCCAGTTCTTTTATTTTAAACCTCGTCCGTTTGTTATACACCGTGTGCGTTTACTTATTCCATCAAAGAATAATTCTTCATTTCCTAGTAAACATACAGCCATAGCATTTGCCTTAGCAACCTCCGTCTTACTTCGTGAACGTTTATTTGGCTCAATCATGTGGCTTTTAGCAATTTTGACAGGGTTCTCACGTATCTGGTTAGGGCATCATTATCCATTTGATATCATAGGAAGTGCCTTCATAGGAATCTTAACCAGTATAGTTATTGGCAGTACTTCATATTTATTTAATTCTTTTGTTACCTGGATTATAAATGTATATAGAAAAATATTTTTTGTAGATTTGAAACATTCCTGA
- a CDS encoding small acid-soluble spore protein H, with protein MNKQRAQEIAASPVMANVTYNGVPIYIQNVAENNETARIYPLNEPNNEQEIPLSNLIEH; from the coding sequence ATGAACAAACAAAGAGCACAAGAGATTGCCGCTTCACCAGTCATGGCTAATGTAACGTATAATGGAGTTCCAATTTATATTCAAAATGTGGCTGAAAATAATGAAACAGCTAGAATATATCCTCTTAATGAACCTAATAATGAACAAGAAATTCCTTTATCCAACTTAATAGAACATTAA
- a CDS encoding DUF421 domain-containing protein, with translation MSHLPEWTLVILRSLFILIVLFTITKCLGKRQISQLSFFEYIAGMTIGGIAAQVSTGLDQKIFHGVFAILIFASVPFFVGILSLKNKAARDFFEGKSIVLIKDGKILEDNLKKEKYTSDELLELLRRNGAFSISEVEFAVLEPSGELNVLLKKESQPLTAKDIGLKVPNKKEPQTIIMDGNVLDEPLSASGHNRAWLHSELEKLGVVIENVFLGQVDSYGQLTIDIYNDKLQMHSPQNKPLLLVSLKKCHADLELFSLETKSKTASEMYSKNAQQIEAILNKVTYLLKE, from the coding sequence ATGTCTCACCTACCCGAATGGACGCTTGTCATTCTCCGCTCTCTATTCATATTAATTGTTTTATTTACTATCACAAAATGTTTAGGAAAAAGGCAAATCTCTCAACTTTCCTTTTTCGAGTACATAGCTGGAATGACAATTGGTGGTATCGCCGCTCAAGTATCTACAGGGCTAGACCAAAAAATTTTCCATGGCGTCTTTGCCATACTTATTTTCGCTTCGGTACCTTTTTTCGTAGGAATTCTTTCCTTAAAAAACAAAGCCGCGAGAGATTTCTTTGAAGGTAAGTCTATAGTTTTAATAAAGGATGGCAAAATACTTGAGGATAATTTAAAGAAAGAAAAGTATACCAGTGATGAATTACTTGAACTTCTCAGAAGAAACGGAGCTTTTAGTATATCCGAAGTAGAATTTGCCGTCTTAGAACCAAGCGGAGAATTAAATGTATTATTAAAGAAAGAATCTCAACCACTAACAGCAAAAGATATTGGCTTGAAAGTACCAAATAAAAAGGAACCACAAACTATTATTATGGACGGAAATGTACTAGATGAACCTCTTTCAGCTAGTGGACATAACCGCGCTTGGTTACATTCAGAACTAGAAAAACTCGGTGTTGTCATTGAAAATGTCTTTCTCGGTCAAGTTGATTCATACGGACAACTTACTATCGACATTTATAATGATAAACTCCAAATGCATTCTCCTCAAAACAAACCTTTATTATTAGTATCTTTAAAAAAATGCCATGCTGATCTTGAACTATTTTCTTTAGAAACGAAATCAAAAACGGCAAGTGAAATGTATAGTAAAAATGCACAACAAATTGAAGCTATTTTAAACAAGGTAACTTACCTTCTAAAGGAATAA